The nucleotide sequence GTTGAACGACTCCTTCTTGAACGACTCGCAGGAGCTTAGCTTGGAGCTCAACGGGCATTGAATTAAGCTCGTCCAAAAATAAAGTGCCTCCATCTGCCAACTCAAAAACTCCTGGCCGATCAATGGCTCCAGTAAAACTACCTTTCGTAGTACCAAACAATATACCTTCGAGCAGCGGTCCTGGAATCGCAGCACAGTTTTGAACAACAAAAGGTTGTGAACTGCGTTTAGAAGAGTTGTGGATCGCTTGAACAAACATCTCTTTTCCGGTTCCGGTTTCTCCGTAAATCATAATCGGTGATTGGGTTTGTGAGGCTTTTTCACACTGCTTCTTAACTTGATCAAGTGTTGAATCATTCGTGATAATATCTGAGAAGTGGTAACTGGCAAACGTTTGGTTCTTATGTGATTTATTTAATCTTTTCATTTTTGACTGCAAATCTAATAATTGTTCAGACAGTTGTTTTATTTTTGAAAGGTCTTTTGCTACTTCTACCGCACCTATCAACTCTCCATTCAGCCAAAGCGGTAAAGTGGAGTTCACCGTATCTATTTGTTTGCCTTTTCGGTTCGTATACGATTGGTGTTCATTAAAAATCGGTTTTCCTGTTTGAATGACCTTTAATAAAGTGCTGGTTTCTGTTGTCAGTGAGGGGAACGCTTCGAGTACATGACAATTATGAACTTCATCAGGTGTTAATCCATCAAGTGTTGCTGCAACCGAATTGTAAAAGATAGTTATACCATCTGCATCGACTACATGGATGCCTTCATCAATTGTTTTCAAAATGGCATTTAACGTTTCGGCTGTTTCCATTGAACCAGTGATCATCTTCGCTCACCACCAAGAGTGCTTAATTTTCGTCATCAGGTGCCGAAAAGTCGGCACCTAACTTGATAGATCTTTTACCCAAATATTCATATCTTCGTATTTATCAAAGATCTTG is from Fictibacillus sp. b24 and encodes:
- a CDS encoding sigma-54 interaction domain-containing protein, whose amino-acid sequence is MITGSMETAETLNAILKTIDEGIHVVDADGITIFYNSVAATLDGLTPDEVHNCHVLEAFPSLTTETSTLLKVIQTGKPIFNEHQSYTNRKGKQIDTVNSTLPLWLNGELIGAVEVAKDLSKIKQLSEQLLDLQSKMKRLNKSHKNQTFASYHFSDIITNDSTLDQVKKQCEKASQTQSPIMIYGETGTGKEMFVQAIHNSSKRSSQPFVVQNCAAIPGPLLEGILFGTTKGSFTGAIDRPGVFELADGGTLFLDELNSMPVELQAKLLRVVQEGVVQRVGSHVTRKIDVRIISALNEKPEECMNKGSLRHDLFYRLNVVYFELPPLRERKRDISFLIQYFVTHFNAVFQKKVEGITDEAEQVLQNYSWPGNVRELKHAIEHSMNFSEDYSLIGLELLPKHVAPSNATIRIESTPDLSTVPPLRKALGDYEQQIIQMALKQTSGNILQAAKILGVPRQTLQYKIKQR